A region from the Candidatus Baltobacteraceae bacterium genome encodes:
- a CDS encoding 2,3,4,5-tetrahydropyridine-2,6-dicarboxylate N-succinyltransferase, with translation MNATELALAIAALVATPAAVKGEAGRAVDDVIAALDDGRLRVCEPDGDAWVTHAWIKEAILLYFQRRDVEWIRSGAGEQSNAPAYYDKLPTKTNYDRLGARCVPPGVARYGSFLGRNAILMPGYVNIGAYVDDGSMIDTWATVGSCAQIGKGVHLSGGVGIGGVLEPPQAQPVIVEDGAFVGSRCIVVEGVRVGREAVLGAGVVLTASTPIVDVRASEAITSKGYVPPRAIVIPGTIPKAFPAGTYAVPCALIVGTRGESTDRKTSLNAALRDFEVAV, from the coding sequence GTGAACGCTACGGAACTTGCTTTGGCAATCGCAGCCCTCGTCGCAACGCCCGCCGCCGTCAAGGGAGAGGCGGGGCGCGCCGTGGACGACGTGATCGCCGCGCTCGACGACGGGCGTCTGCGCGTCTGCGAACCCGACGGGGATGCCTGGGTCACGCATGCGTGGATCAAAGAAGCGATTCTGCTCTATTTCCAGCGCCGCGATGTCGAATGGATTCGCTCGGGGGCGGGCGAGCAATCCAACGCGCCCGCATACTACGACAAGTTGCCGACCAAGACCAACTACGATCGGCTCGGTGCCCGCTGCGTGCCGCCGGGCGTCGCCCGGTACGGGAGCTTTCTCGGCCGTAACGCGATTCTGATGCCCGGTTACGTGAACATCGGCGCGTACGTTGACGATGGATCGATGATCGATACGTGGGCGACCGTTGGCTCGTGCGCGCAGATCGGCAAGGGCGTCCATCTCTCAGGCGGGGTGGGGATCGGCGGCGTTCTCGAGCCGCCGCAGGCGCAGCCGGTCATCGTCGAAGACGGGGCATTCGTCGGCTCCCGCTGCATCGTCGTCGAAGGGGTTCGCGTCGGCCGCGAAGCCGTGCTCGGTGCGGGTGTCGTGCTCACCGCCAGCACGCCGATCGTGGACGTTCGCGCGAGCGAGGCGATAACGAGCAAAGGGTACGTCCCGCCGCGCGCGATCGTCATCCCCGGAACGATACCGAAAGCGTTTCCCGCGGGCACCTACGCGGTGCCGTGTGCCTTGATCGTCGGTACGCGCGGCGAATCGACCGACCGCAAGACGTCGTTGAATGCGGCGCTGCGCGATTTCGAGGTGGCGGTATGA
- a CDS encoding pyridoxal phosphate-dependent aminotransferase: protein MINPRVAEISGSLIREIAAKRKPGSFDLGLGEPSLRPDPAHFEAAMRYVREHGIHYTINAGDSELRRLIAEHYGYPGLTTADNVCITTGSQEATYAVLKTVLDPARDELLVVEPAFPSYAKMAKLEGVAVRAVAMLEADDFAYDAERILAAVSERTRAVVICSPCNPTGRVIARAAVERVAAGLLARGGEPVWVIHDEIYREQTYVEDAGYFARVYPHTIVTNSVSKSNALTGLRLGWSLAPAPVTASIIKVHAWITSCADTFAQQVALDIFARPGGLAEHAPWYIRQHHDVVEALRASGLRFIEPDGSFYACVRLPDGIDSLAAAHRLADEHDVIAIPGSAFGPSFAPWLRLSWVAPIDDVREGIRRIAAFCAGASG, encoded by the coding sequence ATGATCAATCCGCGCGTTGCCGAGATTTCGGGCTCGCTCATTCGCGAGATCGCTGCCAAACGTAAACCCGGTTCGTTCGACCTCGGGTTGGGCGAGCCGTCGCTGCGACCGGATCCGGCGCATTTTGAGGCCGCTATGCGTTACGTTCGCGAGCACGGTATTCACTATACGATAAACGCCGGCGACAGCGAACTGCGACGCCTGATCGCGGAGCACTACGGCTACCCCGGGCTTACCACCGCCGACAACGTCTGCATCACGACCGGATCGCAAGAGGCGACGTATGCGGTCCTCAAAACCGTGCTCGATCCGGCGCGCGACGAATTGCTGGTGGTCGAGCCGGCGTTTCCGTCGTATGCGAAGATGGCGAAACTTGAAGGGGTCGCCGTGCGCGCGGTGGCCATGCTCGAGGCCGACGATTTTGCCTACGATGCCGAACGCATCCTCGCCGCCGTGAGCGAACGGACGCGGGCAGTCGTCATTTGCTCGCCCTGCAATCCGACGGGGCGGGTCATCGCACGCGCCGCCGTCGAGCGCGTCGCCGCCGGGCTGCTCGCGCGTGGCGGGGAGCCCGTTTGGGTGATTCACGACGAAATTTATCGCGAACAAACCTACGTAGAGGACGCCGGGTATTTCGCGCGCGTTTATCCGCACACGATCGTGACCAACTCGGTGAGCAAGAGCAACGCGCTGACGGGCTTGCGCTTGGGCTGGAGTTTAGCCCCGGCGCCCGTTACGGCATCCATCATCAAAGTGCATGCGTGGATCACGTCGTGCGCCGATACGTTCGCCCAACAGGTCGCGCTCGACATCTTCGCGCGGCCGGGCGGGCTCGCGGAACACGCGCCGTGGTACATCCGCCAGCACCACGACGTGGTGGAAGCGCTGCGCGCGAGCGGTTTGCGATTCATCGAACCCGACGGAAGTTTCTATGCGTGCGTGCGCTTGCCCGATGGCATCGACTCGCTGGCGGCCGCGCATCGGCTCGCCGACGAGCACGACGTTATCGCCATTCCGGGGAGCGCGTTCGGCCCGTCGTTCGCGCCGTGGCTGCGTTTGAGCTGGGTCGCCCCGATCGACGACGTACGCGAGGGAATTCGCCGAATCGCCGCGTTCTGCGCCGGCGCGTCGGGCTAG